The stretch of DNA CTTTTTTGTATATTTTACAGGCTGTCTTTGTAATTACATTTTTATACATATGTTGAAGTTCCCTGCTGTTTTAATGTATAATGTTACTGAAACCTGACAAGATCATGCGCCTAAAGGATAAAAATATGAATGACCTTCTCTTCTCCGTTTTTCCAAATGAAAACTTTGTTGATATCGGACTATATCAATACGGCTGGGAGCACTGCACTCCGGCACATTCATTCGGCCCGGCCGCACGAAACCATTATATTTTTCATTATGTGATCTCCGGTACAGGAACTCTGATGGCAGACAATTCCGCAGGAGAGACCATCACCTATCAGGTAAAAAGCGGCCAGGGTTTCATGCTTTTTCCCGGTCAGATCAACACCTACATTGCAGATACCGACTTTCCATGGGAGTACACCTGGGTGGAATTTGACGGACTCCGGGCAAAAGAGATCGTGGAAACTGCAGGTTTAAGTCAGGACCATCCGGTCTATCACAGCCACTCTGCAGATCTCCGCCAGAAAATGATGGAGGAAATGCTTTATATCAGCCATAATTCCCAGGAATCACCCTTCCATCTTATCGGACATACCTGGCTTTTTCTGGATTACTTTATGCGCTCTGCTGAAACTGTCCGCATGAAACAGGATGGAAGTATCCGTGATTTTTATATCAAGGAAGCGCTCTCTTTTATTGAACAGAATTTCCAGAATGATATTTCCATTGAGGATATCGCAGCCTGCTGCGGCCTGAACCGAAGCTACTTCGGCAAGATCTTCCACGACACCATCGGACGTTCTCCCCAGGAATTTCTGATCAGCTATCGCATGACCAAAGCTGCAGAACTTCTTAAGATCACAGCCCTGTCTATCGCAGATATCGGAAATGCAGTCGGATATCCCAATCAGCTGCATTTTTCCCGGGCTTTCAAAAATATATACGGAATTTCGCCAAGAAACTGGCGGATGAAAAACAGACTTGTTGAAAAAAAGCCTCCGGCCAGGAAATAGCCGGAGGTTTTTTATTAAAAAATATATTTACTTAAAATGTAAATTTATCAGCAAAGTATGCGTCAAGCTCATCGATCTTCACACGTACCTGCTCCATAGTGTCACGGTCACGGACTGTAACTGCACCGTCATTTTCAGACTCGAAGTCATAAGTGATACAGAAAGGAGTACCGATCTCATCCTGTCTGCGGTAACGTTTACCGATGTTTCCACGGTCATCGTACTCACAGTTGTACTTCTTGGAAAGCTGCTGGTAGATCTTCTCAGCACCCTCGTTAAGCTTCTTGGAAAGCGGAAGCACACCGATCTTAACCGGTGCAAGTACCGGATGGAAATGAAGGACTGTACGGACATCGTTCTTCTCTGCATCCAGAACTTCCTCATCGTAAGCGCTGCAGAGGAAAGCAAGTACCATACGGTCTGCTCCAAGTGACGGCTCGATAACGTATGGGATATATTTCTGTTTCTTCTCATCATCAAAGTATGTGAGATCCTGACCGGATACATTCTGATGCTGTGTCAGGTCATAATCTGTTCTGTCAGCGATTCCCCAGAGCTCACCCCATCCGAATGGGAAAAGGAATTCCACATCTGTGGTAGCCTTGCTGTAGAAGCTCAGCTCTTCCTTATCATGGTCACGGTAACGAACCTCATCATCCTTAAGTCCGAGAGCACTCAGCCAGTCAAGGCAGAACTTCTTCCAGTATGCAAACCACTCAAGATCTGTATCCGGCTCACAGAAGAACTCAAGCTCCATCTGCTCGAACTCACGGGTACGGAATGTGAAGTTACCCGGTGTGATCTCGTTACGGAAGGATTTACCGATCTGGCCGATACCAAACGGAATCTTTTTACGGGATGTTCTCTGTACGTTCTTGAAGTTTACGAAAATACCCTGTGCAGTCTCCGGTCTTAAATATACAGTATTCTTGGCATCCTCGGTAACACCCTGGAATGTCTTGAACATCAGGTTGAACTGACGGATATCTGTGAAGTTGTGTTTACCACAGCTCGGACATCCTACCTCGTGTTCCTTGATGAACTCCATCATCTTCTCCTGGGACCATGCATCTACACTTCCCTCAATGGCAATGTCATGCTCTGCACAGAAGTCCTCAATGAGCTTATCTGCACGGAAACGCTCGTGGCACTCTTTACAGTCCATAAGAGGATCAGAAAATCCGCCAAGATGTCCGGAAGCGATCCATGTCTGCGGGTTCATAAGGATTGCACAGTCAACACCTACATTGTACGGAGACTCCTGAATGAATTTCTGCCACCATGCACGTTTTACGTTATTTTTAAGCTCTACACCAAGATTTCCATAATCCCATGTGTTTGCCAGGCCGCCGTAGATCTCGGAACCCGGGTAAACAAATCCTCTGGCTTTTGCAAGAGCTACTATCTTTTCCATTGTCTTTTCCATGATTTCTCTCCTCTTGACTTGCAGCTGTTCCGCCAAATGCGTCCGGAAAACCCCGGAAAAGCTGCCTTTTTTACATTTTTGGTCTTATTATACTAGTATCCTCATGATTTTTCAAGGATATTTCCATATGCATTGCATCCTGTCCTGCTTTTGAAAAATAAATCGTTACGGTTATTCCGCAGCCGGCAGGGATCTATCTCATCATTTCCAGGATCTCCAGACTTTTAAATCGTTTGTCTGTATTCAGCTCCGTATACCGGTAAATGTGGCGTTCCAGTTCCCGCAGCACATCATCCCGCACAGTAAACGTATACAGTTTTGCTAAGGGGGACACGGCTATGTAGCGCATAGCATACAGGGCAGCCGCTGAGATCCGTTTCCTGTCCATGGCCATCGTTTTGCAGTCTGCACACAGGATCCCATGCTCGTCCTGGGAGAAAAAAAGTTCTCCTGTTTCTTCCTCCGTAAGCTCTCTTCCGCAGCCCGCACACTGGAACAGCTGCGGCATCACGCCCTGGATCACCATAGTCCGCAGTTCATAGATACAGCGCACCAGCCGATCTTCTATATGAGGATTCAAAATGGCTTTGATGGTCACATAGAGAAGATTCATCATCTCCTTCTCATCGGTTCCCTCTTTGCCAAAATAATCTGCCAGCTCCAGAAAATAATATCCATAATAAACCCCCGGCTGCCGGGTAGCCAGCTCCACAAAATGATGCTGCACGCTGACCTGGTTCAGATTATAGCTTGTCCTTCCCTCATAAAGAGTAAAGCTTCCGAATACAAACGGGTTAGCTGCTGCCATGAACGGACTGTTCTGTCGTCTCGCTCCCTTGGCAAAAGCGGAGATCTTCCCCCTCTCTCTTGTGAGAAGGACGATCCGCTTGTCATAATCCCCTACCGGCATGGCAGAAAGTACCACTCCCTGTACGGTAATCAGATCACTCATTTTCAGATTTCTTTCTTATCATATCCAAAGTTCTTGATCAGGAAATCACTGTCTCTCCAGTTCTTAGTCACCTTGACCCAGAGCTTTAGGTTTACCTTTGCTTCCAGCATACGCTCCAGCTCATAGCGGGCATTGCTTCCGATCTTTTTCAGCATGGCACCCTGTTTTCCGATGATGATGCCTTTGTGGGAATTACGCTCGCAGATGATGGTCGCATCAATATCTATGATGTTGCTTCTTCCCGGACGTTTCTTCATACGGTCGATGGCAACGGCGATCCCGTGAGGGATTTCCTCATCCAATGCATGCAGAGCCTTCTCACGGATGATTTCTGCGGCGATCTGGCGCTGAGGCTGGTCGGTAACTGTATCCTCATCATAGAACATCGGTCCGTACGGAAGATATTTGAAAATACTTGGAATGATATCCTGTGTGTTTTTTCCGCGGAGGGCAGAGCAGGGAATGATCTCTGCAAAATCACAGATCTTACGGTAGGTATCGATCGCAGGAAGAAGCTCTTCTTTTTTTACCGTATCGATCTTGTTGATGATGAGAATCACAGGAACTCCAACCTTCTGCAGCTGCTCGGCAATGTGGCGCTCTCCCGCACCTACGAATGTGGACGGCTCCACCAGCCACATAATGGCATCTACTTCCTTCAGGGTTCTCTCCGCAACCTGTACCATGTATTCCCCGAGCTTGTTTTTTGCCTTGTGGATACCCGGTGTGTCCAGAAATACGATCTGTCCCTTATCACAGGTGTACACGGTCTGTATCTTGTTTCTGGTTGTCTGTGGCTTGTTTGATGTGATGGCGATCTTCTGTCCGATAAGATGGTTCATCAGCGTGGATTTTCCAACATTCGGTCTTCCAATGATCGCAACAAAGCCTGATCTAAAATTGTTATCCATTCTTTATCCTCTCATAATTCTTTCACGGCCTGCTATCCCATTTAACGGATAGCAGGCTTTGTTTCTCAGCAGCCGATCAGTGGCTTCACTTCCATGAATACATCTTCTGCATTCTCTATTGCAGTCTCACTTCCCACTACGCATATCTGATCATCGGAAAGTACTGCTTCTACAAGAGCTGCCAGTTTCTGGATATCCTCCTTCTGCGCTCCGAGGATCTGATTTCTTTCCTTCTGGAGCATATCCTCTGTAACCTTGGAGAAATATGCGGTTTTTGAGATACTTCCCTGCATCTGCGGGGTTCTTGGCACATCCTTGTTGCTGATCGTTCCGATGATATATTTTGTCATCTCACGCTCATCAGCCTCAAAGGCACGGATATAATCCGGCACGCCCTGGTATACTTCCAGGGTTCTCTTAAGATGGGGATCACGGTAGGATACCAGGAAGCTCTCCCCGTTTCTCTTAAAGCCGCTCATGCAGCCATACGCTCCACCCTTTACACGAAGGTTGATCCAGAGATAATCGTAGCTTAAGATCACTTTCAGGATTTCCAGTGCGCCGGTATACTCCAGGCCTTTTTTGCGGAAGTTTCCGTTCTGTGCCACATACTGGACCTGGCCGGAGGTCTTGAAGGCTTCGTTTTTCTTTATGCAGGGGGCCTGCTTCACAGGCTCCGGCTTCTGTCCGTTAAACAGGACTTTTTTGATCCCGGCAGCCTGTGTTTTTACTACATCCAGAGATTCTCTCTCTCCGGTATAGCTTACACAGAAATTCTCCGGACGAAGGACCTCTTCCATCACCTTACGGAGATTTTTCACGATTTCATCCTTGCAGCTGTCAAAATCCTTTTCCAGTTTTTCGATAAACTGATAATATCCGATTCCTGCCATCTCATCCTGGAATGCCGCCATCGGAGATGCGTAGGAAGCACCACGGAGAACTGCTGTGGAATGGCCTGCACTTGCAAGGCTGGCCTGGGCTCTGGATCTCACTCTGGCAATGATCTCATAGAGACGTTTGGTATCATCCAGCTTCGAAGTTGTAAGAACCTCCCGAATCATGGAAAACATGAAATCCATCTCCGGATATAATGCTTTTCCTCTTACGGCAAACATGGCACGGAATGCATCGGTATCCTGAGCATCATCAAAAACCTCGATTCCATAGGCAATACCGCCGGTTCTCGCATTCACTTCATTAAACAGCTCGCCATAAGTGTAATTCTCCGTATCCACTGCACCAAGCACGGATTTCAGAAGTCCCAGATAATGGACTGTGTCAACATCAAAGTCATGGATTTCAAAAAGAAGGTCTGCATAACCGATACCATTGGTGCACACATCATGATACAGAAACAGGCTGTCAGCTACGTGGTGCTCCTCGTTTGTCAGCCCTGTGATCTCTTTTTTGATGTCTTCTCTGGAGAGCATAGGGATGCAGGTCAGCGCTTCCGGAGCTTCCTCTGCTTCCTGATAAGCCTCCAGCGCTTTGGTGTGCTCTACCATCCGGGTAAGCTCTTCATCAGAAAGGCTCTTTCTGTAATTCTCCAGCTTTTCTTCCAGTTCCTTATCTCTCTTTGCCGCAAGGCCCTTCTCCGGTACCAGAGAAAGGATCGCACCATGAGTATTATCCAGAAGATATTTCCGGATCAGCTCCTCAAAATATCCCTCTTCCAGGGCTTTCTTAAGGAAATCAAAGCCCTCCAGAAGCTGCACCTCGCAGAACGGCTTCGTATCATCATAAAGCCAGCTGCTTAAAATATCCAGGCCATACATCAGTCCCTTCGGATAAGAAGAAAAATCTGCTTCGCGAAAACGGAATTCGTAGTAATTGATCCCGGCTGTTACTGCCTTTTTATCAATTCCCTCCTCTGCGATCTTTGTGAGAGTGTCACGGATCACCTTTATGAATTCCTCTTTCTGGTTTAAGTTTGCTCCTTTTGCTACAATGGAAAAATAAGTCTGCTTGATGCCATCCTCAAAGGAGCCGTAAATATCTTTGCCGATCTTTGCATCCAGAAGTGCCTGCTTCAGTGGTGCACCCGGTGCGCTCAGGAGAGCATAATCCAGAACCTCGAAAGCAAGACTCAGGTTGATATCTGCCGCTTCACCCACAACCATATTGTAGGAAAGATAGGTGTTATCCTCTTCTCCCTCATCCTCTGATACCGGATAAGGCTTCTGAATGTCCTTTACCTGAGCAAAGGTTTCCTGATCCCGGATCTCAGAATCAATGGCAAGAGAATCAAAGGCAGACAGATAATGGCTGTCAAGAAATTCCAGCTTCTCCTCCATATCCATGTTTCCGTAGAGATAGATAAAGCTGTTGGACGGATGATAGTACTGTCTGTGGAAATCCAGAAATTCCTCATAGCTGAGATCCGGAATATTTACAGGATCTCCGCCGGACTCACAGCCATAGGTTGTATCCGGGAACAGCGAATTCATGATCTCTCGCTCCAGAACATCATCCGGTGAGGAAAAAGCACCCTTCATTTCATTGTAAACGACACCGTTGTATTTCAGCGGGCCTTCTTTTTTCTCCAGATGGTAGTTCCAGCCTTCCTGACGGAAGATCTCTTCTTTTTTGTAAATATTCGGATAGAATACTGCATCCAGATATACATGCATCAGATTCTGGAAATCCCGGTCATTGCAGCTTGCTACCGGGTAGCAGGTCTTATCCGGATAGGTCATGGCATTAAGGAAGGTATTAAGAGAACCTTTTACCAGCTCCACAAAAGGATCCTTAAGCGGAAATTCCCTGGAGCCGCACAGTACGCTGTGTTCCAGTATATGAGCAACACCTGTGCTGTTTTTCGGCGGTGTACGGAATGCAATGTTAAAAACCTTATTCTCATCACTATTCTCGATGAGCATCACTCTGGCTCCT from Blautia sp. SC05B48 encodes:
- a CDS encoding glycine--tRNA ligase translates to MEKTMEKIVALAKARGFVYPGSEIYGGLANTWDYGNLGVELKNNVKRAWWQKFIQESPYNVGVDCAILMNPQTWIASGHLGGFSDPLMDCKECHERFRADKLIEDFCAEHDIAIEGSVDAWSQEKMMEFIKEHEVGCPSCGKHNFTDIRQFNLMFKTFQGVTEDAKNTVYLRPETAQGIFVNFKNVQRTSRKKIPFGIGQIGKSFRNEITPGNFTFRTREFEQMELEFFCEPDTDLEWFAYWKKFCLDWLSALGLKDDEVRYRDHDKEELSFYSKATTDVEFLFPFGWGELWGIADRTDYDLTQHQNVSGQDLTYFDDEKKQKYIPYVIEPSLGADRMVLAFLCSAYDEEVLDAEKNDVRTVLHFHPVLAPVKIGVLPLSKKLNEGAEKIYQQLSKKYNCEYDDRGNIGKRYRRQDEIGTPFCITYDFESENDGAVTVRDRDTMEQVRVKIDELDAYFADKFTF
- a CDS encoding AraC family transcriptional regulator; this encodes MNDLLFSVFPNENFVDIGLYQYGWEHCTPAHSFGPAARNHYIFHYVISGTGTLMADNSAGETITYQVKSGQGFMLFPGQINTYIADTDFPWEYTWVEFDGLRAKEIVETAGLSQDHPVYHSHSADLRQKMMEEMLYISHNSQESPFHLIGHTWLFLDYFMRSAETVRMKQDGSIRDFYIKEALSFIEQNFQNDISIEDIAACCGLNRSYFGKIFHDTIGRSPQEFLISYRMTKAAELLKITALSIADIGNAVGYPNQLHFSRAFKNIYGISPRNWRMKNRLVEKKPPARK
- the era gene encoding GTPase Era — encoded protein: MDNNFRSGFVAIIGRPNVGKSTLMNHLIGQKIAITSNKPQTTRNKIQTVYTCDKGQIVFLDTPGIHKAKNKLGEYMVQVAERTLKEVDAIMWLVEPSTFVGAGERHIAEQLQKVGVPVILIINKIDTVKKEELLPAIDTYRKICDFAEIIPCSALRGKNTQDIIPSIFKYLPYGPMFYDEDTVTDQPQRQIAAEIIREKALHALDEEIPHGIAVAIDRMKKRPGRSNIIDIDATIICERNSHKGIIIGKQGAMLKKIGSNARYELERMLEAKVNLKLWVKVTKNWRDSDFLIKNFGYDKKEI
- a CDS encoding insulinase family protein, with amino-acid sequence MNPNHLNAYEVLKEEELQDIHSKGWLLRHKKTGARVMLIENSDENKVFNIAFRTPPKNSTGVAHILEHSVLCGSREFPLKDPFVELVKGSLNTFLNAMTYPDKTCYPVASCNDRDFQNLMHVYLDAVFYPNIYKKEEIFRQEGWNYHLEKKEGPLKYNGVVYNEMKGAFSSPDDVLEREIMNSLFPDTTYGCESGGDPVNIPDLSYEEFLDFHRQYYHPSNSFIYLYGNMDMEEKLEFLDSHYLSAFDSLAIDSEIRDQETFAQVKDIQKPYPVSEDEGEEDNTYLSYNMVVGEAADINLSLAFEVLDYALLSAPGAPLKQALLDAKIGKDIYGSFEDGIKQTYFSIVAKGANLNQKEEFIKVIRDTLTKIAEEGIDKKAVTAGINYYEFRFREADFSSYPKGLMYGLDILSSWLYDDTKPFCEVQLLEGFDFLKKALEEGYFEELIRKYLLDNTHGAILSLVPEKGLAAKRDKELEEKLENYRKSLSDEELTRMVEHTKALEAYQEAEEAPEALTCIPMLSREDIKKEITGLTNEEHHVADSLFLYHDVCTNGIGYADLLFEIHDFDVDTVHYLGLLKSVLGAVDTENYTYGELFNEVNARTGGIAYGIEVFDDAQDTDAFRAMFAVRGKALYPEMDFMFSMIREVLTTSKLDDTKRLYEIIARVRSRAQASLASAGHSTAVLRGASYASPMAAFQDEMAGIGYYQFIEKLEKDFDSCKDEIVKNLRKVMEEVLRPENFCVSYTGERESLDVVKTQAAGIKKVLFNGQKPEPVKQAPCIKKNEAFKTSGQVQYVAQNGNFRKKGLEYTGALEILKVILSYDYLWINLRVKGGAYGCMSGFKRNGESFLVSYRDPHLKRTLEVYQGVPDYIRAFEADEREMTKYIIGTISNKDVPRTPQMQGSISKTAYFSKVTEDMLQKERNQILGAQKEDIQKLAALVEAVLSDDQICVVGSETAIENAEDVFMEVKPLIGC
- the recO gene encoding DNA repair protein RecO: MSDLITVQGVVLSAMPVGDYDKRIVLLTRERGKISAFAKGARRQNSPFMAAANPFVFGSFTLYEGRTSYNLNQVSVQHHFVELATRQPGVYYGYYFLELADYFGKEGTDEKEMMNLLYVTIKAILNPHIEDRLVRCIYELRTMVIQGVMPQLFQCAGCGRELTEEETGELFFSQDEHGILCADCKTMAMDRKRISAAALYAMRYIAVSPLAKLYTFTVRDDVLRELERHIYRYTELNTDKRFKSLEILEMMR